GACCGCCAGGTCGTCCTCGGCCGGAAGTCCCTCGGCGACCCGCCACACGGCGTTGTCGGCAGCCAGGTCGAGGGTGCGCGAGGCGACGTAGACGTCGGCCATCTGCAGCGAGACGGCCTGGAACTCGGCGAGCGCTCGGCCGAACTGCTGGCGGCCCTTGACGTAGTCGGCCGTCAGGTCGCGCGCACCGGCGAGCACCCCGGCCGCGGTCACGGCGAGCCCGGCGCGGGCCAGGTCGCGCAGCCGCGCGGCGGCGCCGTCGGCGAGCGGCTCGGCGGGAGCGCCGTCGAGGACGACGGTGTGCTGCGGGGTGGCGCTGGACGCGCTCGCGGGCAGCAGGGTGACGCCGGGGCCGGTGGGGTCGACGAGCACGACGACCTCCTCGTCCCCGTCACGGGCGGTCACGAGCAGGCGTGCGGCCCGCTCGGCGTGGGTGACGGCGAGCTTGCGGCCGCTCACGGTGCGGTCGGCGTAGCGCGCCTCGCCGCGCAGCGCGGGCGTGACGACCAGCTCGCCGGCGGCGATGCCCGGGAGCAGCTCCTTGCGCTGGGCGTCGGTTCCGTGGTCGGCCAGGGTGAGCGCGCCACAGCACAGGGTCTCCCAGACCGGCACCTGGACGGCCGCCCGGCCCGTCTCGCGGAGGAGGACGGCGACCTCCGCGAGCCCGAGTCCTTCGCCACCATGCTCCTCGGGAACCGGCAGCGAGGTGAGTCCGGCTCCGGCCCAGGCCGCCCAGGCCCGGGCGTCGGAGTCGCGCTCGAGCACCTCGCCGACGACGGCACGAACTGCGTTGATCGCCTCTGCATCCACAGGGAAACTGTAACGTGTTCTAGTCTGGCCCGCATGGGTGCCGTCTCACTGATCGACGTCGCGCGCCGCCGCGTGGAGCTGCCACAGACCCGGATCCCGTCCGGACGGATGGTGGAGCTGCCCGGGCGCGGCGGGTCGACGTACGTGACCGACACGCCGGGGCCGCACCCGGAGTCGCCGACGATCGTGCTGCTGCACGCTCTCGGCACGACCGGCCTGCTGACCTGGTTCCCCGCGATCGAGCCGCTGTCGCGCCGCTTCCGCGTCGTCACGCTCGACCAGCGCTGGCACGGGCGCGGCATCCACAGCGAGCAGTTCAGCCTCGTCGACTGCGCTGACGACGTCGCCGCACTGATCGACGTGCTGGGCCTGCACGACGTCATCGTCGGCGGCTACTCGATGGGCTCGATCGTCGCCCAGCGGGTGTGGCGCCAGCACCCGTCGCTCGTGCAGGGCCTCGTGCTCGGCGCGACCACCGACCGCTTCCAGCTCACCCCCGCCGAGCGCGGCTTCTTCCTCGGGATGGGCTCCACGATGGTCGCACTGC
This genomic interval from Nocardioides kongjuensis contains the following:
- a CDS encoding alpha/beta fold hydrolase, which translates into the protein MGAVSLIDVARRRVELPQTRIPSGRMVELPGRGGSTYVTDTPGPHPESPTIVLLHALGTTGLLTWFPAIEPLSRRFRVVTLDQRWHGRGIHSEQFSLVDCADDVAALIDVLGLHDVIVGGYSMGSIVAQRVWRQHPSLVQGLVLGATTDRFQLTPAERGFFLGMGSTMVALRGVSRSRTAVRAARAAARGVDLEVSDLHEWALREFRSTSPWAVGQALAALGQHHSRPWLSRIDVPTAVVVMMRDRVIPTPRQLALARAIPGATVHEVDDGHAGCVLGAERFVPRFVEAAATVNARRRDFQRHRPPR